Proteins co-encoded in one Osmerus mordax isolate fOsmMor3 chromosome 11, fOsmMor3.pri, whole genome shotgun sequence genomic window:
- the grk7b gene encoding rhodopsin kinase grk7-b: MCDMGGLDNLVANTAYLKAQEGDDKEMKKRRRSLSLPKLEQSSAIRKSIEKDFESLCEKQPLGKTFFRQFLLASKPEYVAAAEFLDELQDWELAVGGAKDKNRQNIINKFCKADSKSFLSYLTRDVAEKCKAVSDKDFEEVMVDKVRDATRDFLKAKPFTEYQTSPFFEKFLQWKEYEKQKITERYFYEFRTLGKGGFGEVCAVQVKNTGQMYACKKLNKKRLKKKNGEGMALLEKQILEKVNSSFIVNLAYAYETDTHLCLVMNLMTGGDLKYHIYNMGEKGLHMERVIYYTAQITTGIMHLHAMHIVYRDMKPENVLLDSFGQCRLSDLGLAVELPGKKTICQKAGTSGYMAPEILKQESYRTSVDWWALGCSIYEMVAARLPFKDYKEKVQMEEVARRTLEDQCKYNHKHFDPPTKNIIHLLIKKKVEERLGCRGDDPRQHEFFKSINFPRLEAGLIDPPWVPKPNVVYAKDSTTIRDFSQVKGIEFESKDEKFFREFSTGAVSIPWQQEMLDSKLFDELNDPNRKESSAEFDNADGKKSKSCTLL, encoded by the exons ATGTGCGACATGGGGGGGCTGGACAACCTGGTGGCCAACACAGCCTACCTGAAGGCCCAGGAAGGGGATGACAAGGAGATGAAAAAGAGAAGGCGCAGCCTGTCACTGCCCAAGCTAGAGCAGAGCAGTGCCATCCGCAAGTCAATAGAGAAGGACTTTGAGTCGCTCTGTGAGAAACAACCATTGGGTAAGACATTCTTCCGTCAGTTTCTCCTAGCCTCCAAGCCCGAGTATGTGGCAGCAGCAGAGTTTCTGGACGAGCTTCAGGACTGGGAACTGGCAGTGGGGGGAGCCAAAGACAAGAACCGTCAGAACATCATCAACAAGTTCTGTAAGGCTGACTCCAAAAGCTTCCTTTCCTATCTGACCAGGGATGTGGCCGAGAAGTGTAAGGCTGTTTCAGACAAGGACTTTGAGGAAGTCATGGTGGATAAGGTGAGAGATGCCACACGGGACTTCCTGAAGGCCAAGCCCTTCACAGAGTACCAGACCAGTCCCTTTTTTGAAAAGTTCTTACAATGGAAGGAGTATGAAAAACAGAAAATCACAGAAAGGTATTTCTATGAGTTCAGGACCCTAGGGAAGGGAGGCTTTGGTGAG GTGTGTGCAGTGCAGGTTAAAAACACAGGCCAGATGTACGCCTGCAAGAAGCTGAACAAGAAGCGCTTGAAAAAGAAGAACGGAGAAGGCATGGCCCTGCTGGAGAAGCAGATCCTGGAGAAGGTCAACAGCTCGTTCATCGTCAACCTGGCCTACGCTTACGAGACAGACACTCACCTGTGCTTGGTCATGAATCTGATGACTGGAGGAGACCTCAAGTACCACATCTATAACATGGGTGAGAAGGGCCTCCACATGGAACGAGTCATCTACTACACGGCACAGATCACCACGGGCATCATGCACCTGCATGCCATGCACATAGTGTACAGAGACATGAAACCGGAGAATGTGCTTCTGGACAGCTTTGGACAGTGTCGTCTGTCTGACCTGGGTCTGGCTGTAGAGCTGCCTGGAAAGAAGACCATCTGCCAGAAG GCTGGCACCAGTGGCTATATGGCTCCAGAGATTCTAAAGCAGGAGTCCTACCGCACCTCTGTGGACTGGTGGGCGCTGGGCTGCAGTATCTATGAGATGGTGGCTGCCCGCCTGCCCTTCAAGGACTACAAGGAGAAGGTGCAAATGGAGGAGGTGGCTCGCCGCACTCTGGAGGACCAGTGCAAGTACAACCACAAACACTTTGACCCCCCAACCAAAAACATCATCCATCTCTTAATCAAGAAAAAAGTTGAAGAGCGTCTTGGGTGCAG AGGTGACGACCCACGGCAGCACGAGTTCTTCAAGTCCATCAACTTCCCCCGTCTGGAAGCAGGGCTGATCGACCCCCCCTGGGTGCCCAAGCCCAACGTGGTCTACGCCAAGGACAGCACAACCATCAGGGACTTCTCCCAAGTCAAGGGCATTGAGTTTGAATCCAAAGATGAGAAATTCTTCAGAGAGTTCAGCACAGGGGCTGTGTCTATTCCCTGGCAACAGGAGATGCTGGACAGCAAACTGTTTGATGAACTGAATGACCCAAACAGGAAAGAGTCATCGGCTGAATTTGACAATGCCGATGGGAAGA
- the rnf7 gene encoding RING-box protein 2, translated as MDEGDESGLVHSHNTSTVSKSGGDKMFSLKKWNAVAMWSWDVECDTCAICRVQVMDACLRCQAENKQEDCVVVWGECNHSFHNCCMSLWVKQNNRCPLCQQDWVVQRIGK; from the exons ATGGATGAGGGTGACGAGTCGGGTTTAGTCCACTCTCACAACACTTCAACCGTGTCGAAATCGGGTGGCGACAAGATGTTTTCTCTGAAGAAATGGAATGCTGTAGCAATGTGGAGCTGGGATGTTGAATGCGATACATGTGCCATCTGTAGAGTCCAAGTAATGG ATGCGTGCCTGCGGTGTCAAGCTGAAAACAAACAAGAGGACTGTGTTG TGGTTTGGGGAGAGTGCAACCACTCTTTTCACAATTGCTGCATGTCACTGTGGGTGAAACAGAACAATCGCTGCCCACTGTGCCAGCAGGACTGGGTTGTACAGAGAATTGGCAAATGA